In Deltaproteobacteria bacterium, the genomic window TTTCCAGAAGATCGAGCTTTTTAAAGGTACAACGGTGCTTGATAATATTCGGCTCGGTCGCCATATTCATCTTAAAACAGGTTTGTTGAGTGGTTCGGTTTATTTTGGCAAGACAGCACGTGAAGAGATCGAACACCGCGACTTTATCGAAAAGGAGATCATCGACCTTTTGGAGATTGAACATATCCGGGATAAGATTGTTGGCATGCTTCCCTACGGGCTGCAAAAACGAGTCGAACTGGCCAGGGCCTTGGCTCTCAATCCTAAAATTCTTCTACTGGATGAGCCCCTGGCCGGCCTGAATTTAGAGGAAGTCGAGGATATGGCGCGATTCATTTTAGACATCAATGAAGAAGAACGCTGGCAAACGACCTGCGTACTGATCGAACACGATATGGGTGTAGTGATGGATATTTC contains:
- a CDS encoding ABC transporter ATP-binding protein: MVISDEVQLQVQDLHMSFGGVKALRGVSLEVRKGEIFSIIGPNGAGKTVLLNCINGLYHPQEGKIYFEEKEITKLKPYQRAKMGISRTFQKIELFKGTTVLDNIRLGRHIHLKTGLLSGSVYFGKTAREEIEHRDFIEKEIIDLLEIEHIRDKIVGMLPYGLQKRVELARALALNPKILLLDEPLAGLNLEEVEDMARFILDINEEERWQTTCVLIEHDMGVVMDIS